The following proteins are encoded in a genomic region of Amycolatopsis sulphurea:
- a CDS encoding phosphodiester glycosidase family protein, translating into MLLTAVLAVSVATPAQADPLAAPLGSPPMEGAPAASSAREAPVSAAAPAVDDGLVTSSSSTEVAPGLGLTQFDRFDPKGWIRGDTLSVDLTSKVLKPTYLSPGTVSARTPLSQQVAKAGAVVGVNGDFFDINATGAPIGVGIDNGKLQTAPAAGHNTTAAITEEGRAKLADIFLEASVTMPDGRVVPASNFNSPVLGKDALGVYTPLWGASARGTSVAGAQRVVEAEIHDSVVTQLRAKPADGPVPAGAILLLGREAGADALSALRVGDRVGVSYAPRTDAGKIAVAVGGNEALLKDGQLQPVNDTALAPRTAVGFSADGKRMWLITVDGRQADSRGMTELELARQMKSLGADDAINLDGGGSSTLLARGEGKATPTVRNSPSDGEERLVPNGIGVATVPGSGRLTGFAPAPAQQGENADRVLSGLTRVLTSNGHDETGAAVAANPGWHVSNPARGAVTKNVFTAHENDVRTDVDVTARQGRASGHTKLTVLGTPVRLGTSAKQVALSASGARGTFQVYGYDADGYGTWIEPSDVKLEYDTSVVKVVPSGSGFAVTALASSGATAITVHAAGLTEHLGASIGAVSQVASPLDGPDGWSASVYPAVVGAALSPAEGRDGGKGLALDYRLTGTTATRAAYVNATNPIPVSAGTQKIGLWVNGDGKGAWLRAELCDAANVASIVDLSLSVDWTGWRHVTATVPAGLPDGQRLTRFYAVENVPDQQYSGHLVFDDLTFEVAPTAQIPGDPAYHDPALVTDGTLGTGGLRIAVVSDAQFTADAPDGPLVAQARRAFREAVAAKPDLVLINGDLVDRGTAPDFALARKVIGEELDGRVPWYYVPGNHEAEGGDGLARFQEVFGPTHRVVDLHGIRLVLLDSSRGSLRAGGFDQVRMLRDALDSAAGDRSVRGVAVAMHHPVLDPSPAGNSQLTDRKEAALLQTWLTGFAEKSGKPAAAIASHAGVFALSRTDGVPYLVNGNSGKTPAAAPGDGGFVGWTLARLDPAGRAQPVRFETRPNVDTLTLTGPSTLPRAATARITATLAQGTRSIPVTYPVSAHWTGRAAHIGTWPPGPRDVVSFDPATGTVRALRPGTAWISVAVNGVSRTTAITVT; encoded by the coding sequence GTGCTGCTCACGGCCGTCCTCGCGGTTTCCGTCGCCACTCCGGCCCAGGCCGATCCACTCGCCGCGCCGCTCGGCTCGCCCCCGATGGAGGGTGCTCCCGCAGCGTCTTCCGCCCGTGAAGCGCCGGTTTCCGCGGCCGCTCCGGCCGTCGACGACGGATTGGTGACCAGCAGCTCGTCGACCGAGGTCGCGCCCGGTCTGGGCCTCACCCAGTTCGACCGCTTCGACCCGAAGGGCTGGATCCGCGGCGACACCCTGAGCGTCGACCTCACCAGCAAGGTGCTGAAGCCGACCTACCTCAGTCCCGGCACAGTGTCCGCGCGGACCCCGCTTTCACAGCAGGTCGCGAAGGCGGGCGCGGTCGTGGGCGTGAACGGAGACTTCTTCGACATCAACGCGACCGGTGCCCCGATCGGCGTCGGGATCGACAATGGGAAGCTGCAGACGGCGCCGGCTGCCGGGCACAACACGACCGCGGCGATCACCGAGGAAGGCCGCGCGAAGCTCGCGGACATCTTCCTTGAGGCGTCGGTGACGATGCCGGACGGCCGTGTCGTCCCCGCCAGCAACTTCAACAGCCCCGTACTCGGTAAGGACGCGCTGGGCGTGTACACGCCGTTGTGGGGTGCTTCGGCGCGTGGGACTTCGGTAGCCGGAGCACAGCGTGTCGTCGAAGCGGAGATTCACGACAGCGTGGTTACGCAACTTCGCGCGAAGCCTGCGGACGGGCCTGTCCCGGCCGGCGCGATCCTCCTGCTCGGCCGGGAAGCCGGTGCGGACGCTCTTTCCGCATTGCGCGTCGGTGACCGGGTAGGTGTCTCGTACGCGCCGCGTACGGACGCTGGGAAGATCGCGGTCGCAGTCGGCGGCAACGAGGCGTTGCTGAAGGACGGACAGCTGCAACCGGTCAACGACACCGCTCTCGCGCCGCGTACGGCGGTCGGGTTCTCCGCGGACGGTAAGCGGATGTGGCTGATCACTGTCGACGGACGACAGGCCGACAGCCGGGGCATGACCGAGCTGGAACTGGCTCGGCAGATGAAAAGCCTCGGCGCCGACGACGCGATCAACCTCGACGGCGGTGGCTCCTCGACGTTGCTCGCCCGCGGTGAAGGCAAAGCCACGCCGACCGTGCGCAACTCTCCCTCGGACGGCGAGGAGCGCTTGGTACCCAACGGGATCGGCGTGGCGACGGTCCCCGGCAGCGGGCGGCTGACCGGCTTCGCACCGGCGCCCGCGCAACAGGGCGAAAACGCCGACCGGGTGCTGTCCGGCCTGACGCGTGTACTCACGTCGAACGGTCACGACGAGACCGGTGCCGCGGTCGCTGCCAACCCGGGTTGGCATGTCTCGAATCCAGCACGCGGCGCGGTGACGAAGAACGTCTTCACGGCGCACGAGAACGACGTGCGTACGGACGTTGATGTCACCGCTCGGCAAGGCCGCGCAAGTGGCCACACGAAGCTCACTGTGCTGGGTACGCCGGTTCGCCTCGGTACGAGCGCGAAGCAGGTCGCGTTGTCCGCCTCCGGTGCGCGCGGGACGTTCCAGGTCTACGGCTACGACGCCGACGGCTACGGAACCTGGATCGAGCCGTCGGACGTGAAGCTCGAGTACGACACGTCGGTCGTAAAGGTGGTTCCTTCGGGCAGCGGCTTCGCCGTCACGGCTCTGGCCTCCTCCGGTGCCACAGCGATCACCGTGCACGCTGCCGGGCTGACAGAGCACCTCGGCGCCTCCATCGGTGCGGTCTCGCAGGTGGCGTCTCCGCTCGACGGCCCGGACGGCTGGTCCGCATCCGTGTACCCGGCCGTGGTCGGCGCCGCGCTTTCCCCCGCCGAAGGACGCGACGGCGGCAAAGGCCTCGCCCTGGACTACCGCCTCACCGGCACCACCGCGACGCGCGCCGCGTACGTGAACGCAACCAACCCGATCCCGGTGTCCGCGGGTACGCAGAAGATCGGCCTGTGGGTCAATGGGGACGGCAAAGGCGCCTGGCTGCGCGCGGAACTGTGCGACGCGGCAAACGTGGCGTCCATTGTGGACCTTTCGCTGAGCGTCGACTGGACCGGCTGGCGGCACGTCACGGCCACGGTGCCTGCTGGGCTGCCGGACGGGCAGCGGCTGACCCGGTTCTATGCCGTGGAGAACGTGCCGGATCAGCAGTACTCGGGCCACCTCGTGTTCGACGACCTCACCTTCGAGGTCGCCCCCACCGCCCAGATCCCCGGCGACCCGGCCTACCACGACCCCGCGCTCGTCACCGATGGCACGCTGGGCACCGGCGGCCTGCGGATCGCCGTCGTCAGCGACGCCCAGTTCACCGCGGACGCGCCGGACGGCCCGCTCGTCGCCCAGGCGCGGCGGGCATTCCGGGAGGCAGTCGCCGCGAAACCGGACCTCGTGCTGATCAACGGCGACCTCGTGGACCGCGGCACGGCGCCGGACTTCGCGTTGGCGCGCAAGGTGATCGGCGAAGAACTCGACGGCCGCGTCCCGTGGTACTACGTGCCCGGCAACCACGAGGCCGAAGGCGGCGACGGGCTGGCCCGGTTCCAGGAGGTCTTCGGCCCGACCCACCGCGTCGTCGACCTCCACGGCATCCGGCTGGTCCTGCTCGACTCGTCGCGCGGGTCCCTGCGGGCCGGCGGCTTCGACCAGGTGCGGATGCTGCGCGACGCGCTGGACAGCGCCGCCGGAGACCGTTCGGTGCGCGGTGTGGCGGTCGCCATGCACCACCCGGTGCTCGACCCCAGCCCGGCCGGAAACTCGCAGCTCACGGACCGGAAGGAAGCCGCCCTGCTGCAGACCTGGCTGACGGGTTTCGCAGAGAAGTCCGGAAAACCGGCCGCCGCGATCGCCTCCCACGCGGGCGTTTTCGCGCTGTCCCGCACCGACGGCGTGCCTTACCTGGTCAACGGAAACTCCGGCAAGACCCCCGCCGCCGCCCCCGGCGACGGCGGTTTCGTCGGCTGGACACTGGCCCGCCTCGACCCGGCCGGCCGAGCCCAGCCGGTCCGCTTCGAAACCCGCCCGAACGTGGACACCCTCACCCTGACCGGCCCGTCCACCCTGCCCCGCGCCGCGACCGCCCGCATCACCGCCACCCTCGCCCAGGGCACCCGCAGCATCCCCGTGACCTACCCGGTCAGTGCCCACTGGACCGGCCGCGCCGCGCACATCGGCACCTGGCCACCCGGCCCGCGCGACGTGGTCTCCTTCGACCCGGCGACCGGCACGGTCCGCGCCCTGCGCCCGGGCACCGCGTGGATTTCGGTTGCGGTGAACGGGGTTTCTCGCACGACGGCGATCACGGTGACCTGA
- a CDS encoding ABC transporter ATP-binding protein — MAEIDSALVRAKALAKRFGEFEAVRGIDIEVRRGEAFGFLGPNGAGKSSTMRMIACVSPRSEGQLRVLGLDPEADGPRIRARLGVVPQEDNLDTELTVRQNLHVYGRYFGLSRAHVRRRAEELLEFAQLADRADKPVDSLSGGMKRRLTIARSLVNDPELLLLDEPTTGLDPQARHLLWDRLFRLKAEGTTLIVTTHYMDEAEQLCDRLVVMDGGRIAAEGSPAELIARYSTREVVELRFAPGDQEAAAAGLAGLAERTEVLPDRVLLYTMAGEATLERAHERGVRPVSSLVRRSSLEDVFLRLTGRTLVD; from the coding sequence GTGGCAGAGATCGACTCGGCACTGGTGCGAGCCAAGGCCCTGGCAAAACGGTTCGGAGAGTTCGAAGCAGTACGCGGCATCGACATCGAGGTGCGGAGAGGGGAGGCGTTCGGGTTCCTCGGTCCCAACGGGGCCGGGAAGTCCTCGACCATGCGGATGATCGCGTGCGTTTCCCCGCGCAGCGAGGGGCAGCTGCGGGTCCTCGGCCTGGACCCGGAAGCAGACGGGCCGCGGATCCGGGCGCGGCTGGGCGTGGTGCCGCAGGAGGACAACCTCGACACCGAGCTGACCGTGCGGCAGAACCTGCACGTCTACGGCCGCTACTTCGGGCTGTCCCGGGCACACGTGCGGCGCCGGGCCGAGGAGCTGCTGGAGTTCGCGCAGCTCGCCGACCGGGCGGACAAACCGGTGGACTCGCTCTCCGGCGGGATGAAACGGCGGTTGACCATCGCCCGTTCGCTGGTCAACGACCCGGAGCTGCTGCTGCTCGACGAACCCACCACCGGGCTCGACCCACAGGCCCGGCATCTGCTGTGGGACAGGCTGTTCCGGCTCAAGGCCGAAGGCACCACGCTGATCGTGACCACGCATTACATGGATGAGGCAGAGCAGCTTTGCGATCGCCTGGTCGTCATGGACGGCGGCCGGATCGCCGCCGAGGGCTCGCCCGCCGAGCTGATCGCGCGGTACTCCACCCGGGAGGTGGTCGAGCTGCGGTTCGCGCCGGGGGACCAGGAGGCCGCCGCCGCGGGGCTCGCCGGGCTGGCCGAGCGCACGGAAGTGCTGCCGGACCGCGTGCTGCTCTACACCATGGCCGGCGAAGCCACCCTGGAACGCGCGCACGAACGCGGGGTACGCCCGGTGTCCAGCCTGGTCCGCCGCAGTTCGCTGGAGGACGTCTTCCTCCGGCTCACCGGCCGGACGCTGGTCGACTGA
- a CDS encoding ABC transporter permease produces the protein MTARPGLLLRILPITGYHGRAGALIERSLVVSGRSWLILVSGALEPLLYLLAFQIGFGKLVTTVAGPDGRPMSYVAFVAPALLAASAMNGAVFESYNMFFKLRYANHYEAVLATPVGPLDVALGEIGWAMLRGGLYTVAFMGITGAMGLLTSWWALALLPVALLVSFAFSAISMALVSFLKSTSQLDYIQLVLMPMFLFSTTFFPLAVYPEALQWLVRCFPLYHAIELMRGLAAGFFSWGMAGNLAYLLALAALGVWGATRRIAKLLLT, from the coding sequence ATGACCGCGCGGCCCGGGCTGCTGCTGCGCATCCTGCCGATCACCGGGTACCACGGCCGGGCCGGTGCGCTGATCGAACGCTCGCTGGTCGTCAGCGGCCGTTCGTGGCTCATACTGGTCTCCGGCGCGCTCGAACCGCTGCTGTACCTGCTCGCGTTCCAGATCGGCTTCGGCAAGCTGGTCACCACTGTGGCCGGGCCGGACGGGCGGCCGATGAGCTACGTCGCCTTCGTGGCCCCTGCGCTGCTCGCGGCTTCGGCGATGAACGGCGCGGTGTTCGAGAGCTACAACATGTTCTTCAAGCTGCGCTACGCCAACCACTACGAGGCAGTCCTCGCCACTCCCGTGGGGCCGCTGGACGTGGCACTCGGCGAGATCGGCTGGGCGATGCTGCGCGGCGGGCTCTACACCGTCGCGTTCATGGGCATCACCGGGGCGATGGGGTTGCTCACGTCGTGGTGGGCGCTGGCGCTGCTCCCGGTCGCGCTGCTGGTGTCGTTCGCCTTCTCGGCGATCAGCATGGCGCTGGTGAGCTTCCTGAAGTCCACCTCGCAGCTGGACTACATCCAGCTCGTGCTGATGCCGATGTTCCTGTTCTCCACCACGTTCTTCCCGCTCGCCGTGTACCCCGAGGCGCTGCAATGGCTGGTCCGGTGCTTCCCGCTGTACCACGCCATCGAGCTGATGCGCGGGCTCGCCGCCGGGTTCTTCTCCTGGGGGATGGCCGGCAACCTCGCCTACCTGCTGGCGCTCGCCGCACTCGGCGTGTGGGGCGCGACAAGGAGGATCGCGAAACTGCTGCTGACCTGA
- the ndk gene encoding nucleoside-diphosphate kinase — protein sequence MTERTLVLVKPDGVARGLVGEVVSRIERKGLKLAALELRTVERSLAEEHYAEHKERPFFGDLLEFITSGPVVALAVEGPRAIAAFRQLAGGTDPVEKATPGTLRGDFALETQYNLVHGSDSPESAERELKLWFPDL from the coding sequence GTGACTGAACGCACGCTGGTCCTCGTCAAGCCCGATGGCGTCGCGCGCGGCCTCGTCGGCGAGGTCGTCTCGCGCATCGAGCGCAAGGGCCTGAAGCTGGCCGCGCTGGAGCTGCGCACGGTCGAGCGGTCGCTCGCCGAGGAACACTACGCCGAGCACAAGGAACGCCCGTTCTTCGGCGATCTGCTGGAGTTCATCACCTCCGGCCCGGTCGTCGCGCTCGCCGTGGAAGGCCCGCGCGCCATCGCCGCGTTCCGTCAGCTGGCCGGCGGCACCGACCCGGTGGAGAAGGCCACCCCGGGCACGCTGCGCGGCGACTTCGCCCTGGAGACGCAGTACAACCTCGTGCACGGCTCGGACTCGCCGGAGTCCGCCGAGCGCGAGCTGAAGCTTTGGTTCCCGGATCTGTGA
- a CDS encoding SDR family oxidoreductase has translation MSGTWASDSPGLAERLIAGTPLGRGADPAEIAEAAAWLLSDRASYVSGTVLPVDGGMAA, from the coding sequence TTGTCCGGCACCTGGGCGAGCGACAGCCCGGGTCTGGCCGAACGGCTGATCGCGGGCACCCCGCTGGGCCGCGGCGCCGATCCCGCGGAGATCGCCGAGGCGGCGGCCTGGCTGCTCAGCGACCGGGCCTCCTACGTCAGCGGCACGGTGCTGCCGGTGGACGGTGGGATGGCGGCCTGA
- a CDS encoding maleylpyruvate isomerase family mycothiol-dependent enzyme: MPTFPFPAPDYLPHLRALTEAFAEEVRAGRFEAAVPCCGDWTRRDLVAHLGVVHRSVATIVETGQQVRVEAEMGEDPAGWYAESAARLLDVLAAADPDEPCRQFVGIEMTKAFWFRRQVHETAVHLIDAHAARGGVVRLEPLVAADGVDEVLGRFLPVAARFVAIPSLAAPIALHAGDLGCSWTLVPGAPPVLGEAEPVATVEATVQELLMLLWKRGGISPRITGAAEAEEAARGFLAAKLTP; the protein is encoded by the coding sequence GTGCCGACTTTTCCGTTTCCTGCGCCGGATTACCTGCCGCACCTGCGGGCACTGACCGAGGCTTTCGCCGAAGAGGTGCGGGCCGGCCGGTTCGAGGCCGCGGTGCCCTGCTGCGGGGACTGGACCCGGCGCGATCTCGTGGCGCACCTGGGCGTCGTGCACCGGTCGGTGGCGACGATCGTGGAGACCGGGCAGCAGGTGCGTGTCGAGGCGGAGATGGGGGAGGATCCGGCGGGCTGGTATGCCGAAAGCGCGGCCAGGTTGCTGGACGTGCTCGCCGCAGCGGATCCGGACGAGCCGTGCCGGCAGTTCGTCGGCATCGAGATGACCAAGGCGTTCTGGTTCCGCCGTCAGGTGCACGAAACCGCAGTGCACCTGATCGACGCGCACGCCGCTCGTGGCGGAGTGGTCCGGCTGGAACCGCTGGTGGCCGCGGACGGGGTGGACGAGGTCCTCGGCAGGTTCCTGCCCGTGGCCGCGCGGTTCGTGGCCATCCCCTCCCTGGCCGCGCCGATCGCTTTGCACGCCGGCGATCTCGGGTGTTCCTGGACGCTCGTGCCCGGCGCACCGCCCGTGCTCGGCGAGGCGGAGCCCGTCGCGACGGTCGAGGCGACGGTCCAGGAGTTGCTGATGCTGCTGTGGAAACGGGGCGGGATCAGCCCGCGGATCACCGGAGCGGCGGAGGCCGAGGAGGCCGCTCGGGGGTTCCTCGCGGCCAAGCTCACGCCCTGA
- a CDS encoding ABC transporter permease, whose amino-acid sequence MATASAARVVGPLRGAWLRVEGHWTWYRRHWVSTLYSTGLQPVVFLAAMGLGFGSQVKAGPATGGVPYLVYLAPALLVAGAAQLGIGESSYPVLSGFKWQKDYLAVTATPVSPGQVLGGHLIWTTLRLTTAGLVYGLIALLFGAWPNAGALIVVLVGTLTGLACAVLVTALAAYTFDEGQRFGLLFRFVLTPMTLFSGTFFPITQIPVFLRWLAWLSPLWHGTELARAATLGGLGAGAVLGHLAYLIVLVLAGWAIAHRGFYRRLVA is encoded by the coding sequence ATGGCGACCGCATCCGCCGCTCGGGTGGTCGGACCGCTCCGCGGTGCCTGGCTGCGCGTCGAAGGGCATTGGACCTGGTACCGGCGCCACTGGGTCAGCACGCTGTACTCCACCGGGCTGCAACCGGTGGTGTTCCTCGCCGCGATGGGCCTCGGCTTCGGCTCGCAGGTGAAGGCCGGACCGGCCACCGGCGGGGTGCCGTACCTGGTCTACCTGGCCCCGGCGCTGCTCGTGGCGGGCGCCGCGCAGCTGGGCATCGGCGAGTCCAGCTACCCGGTGCTGTCCGGATTCAAATGGCAGAAGGACTATCTCGCGGTCACCGCCACACCGGTGTCGCCTGGTCAAGTCCTCGGCGGGCACCTGATCTGGACCACCCTGCGGCTCACCACGGCCGGTCTGGTCTACGGGCTCATCGCGTTGCTGTTCGGCGCTTGGCCGAATGCGGGTGCGCTCATCGTCGTCCTGGTCGGCACGCTGACCGGGCTCGCCTGCGCCGTGCTGGTCACCGCGCTGGCCGCGTACACCTTCGATGAGGGCCAGCGGTTCGGGCTGCTGTTCCGGTTCGTGCTCACCCCGATGACGTTGTTCTCCGGCACGTTCTTCCCGATCACCCAGATCCCGGTGTTCCTGCGCTGGCTCGCCTGGCTTTCCCCGCTGTGGCACGGCACCGAGCTGGCCCGTGCGGCCACCCTCGGCGGTCTCGGAGCCGGGGCCGTGCTCGGGCACCTCGCGTACCTGATCGTGCTCGTGCTGGCAGGCTGGGCGATCGCGCATCGCGGGTTCTACCGAAGGCTGGTGGCGTGA